The Glutamicibacter mishrai DNA window TTGGCGAAACCCGCGGGCGCAATCTTCATGTGGAAGAAGTGGAAGGCAGCTCCGAGGCCCTGAAAACCTCGCACTAGGGTTCCTTAGCGCAACAAACGGCCCGTGCCGTTGGCCAGATCATGTGGATCCGGTCGGCGGCACGGGCCGTTTGACATGCGCGGGTTTGAGCCGCTGGATCTAGGCGGCGTCGAGCGGGCGGGTGGTGGAGGATCGAACCACCAGGCGATGGTCGACCTTGTGCGCATGGGCCGGCTCTTCGCCGCGGATGGCTCGAAGCAGCATCGCTACCGCGAGCTCGCCTTGCTCATGCGGCCGCTGCTCGATCGTAGTCAAGCCGAACATTTCCGAGAGGTCATGATTGTCCACGCCAATCACCGAAAGGTCGCGGGGGACTTGCATGCCCAAGTCGCGGGCGGCAAGAATCGCCCCGATGGCCATTTCGTCGCTGGCTGCCATGAGCGCGGTGGGGCGTCCTGCGGGGTTGCCCAGCAGCTGCTTCGCCGCGGCGTAGGCCTGGGGCATGGTGAAGTCGGCCCCCACGCAGAGGTTGTCGTCAATCTGGATTCCAGCTTTGTGCAGCGCTTGCTCATAGCCGGTGCGGCGATGGGTCGGAACCCGGAAGTCCACGTCAGTTTCCTCATTGCCGCCGATGAAGCCGATGCGCCGATGACCAAGGGAAATTAGATGCTGGGTCGCGAGTGCCGAGATTCCTTCATCATCAACATGCAAGGTAGGCACCCCGGGCAGCGGCCCGCCGACGCCGACCAGCGGCTTATCCAGGGCATGCAAGGACTGGACTTCCTCGGCGTCCAGCTCGACGTTCACAGCGATGACCGCGTCCACGCGCTGGCGCAGCAGGAAGTCGGAAAAGATTTTTTCCCGCTGGATGCGATCCTTGGTCAGCTGATAGAGGGTGGTGTCGTAGCCTTCGTCCATGAGCCTGCTGGAAATGCCTTCGAGCACGCTGGCATAGAACCAGTGGTTGATCACCGGGACGAGTACGCCGATGTTCCTGGTGCGGCCCGAAGCCAGTCCGGAGGCCGAGGAAGAAACGACATATCCCAGCTCCGTGGCGGCGCGCTGCACTGCTTCCTGGGCTGCCGTGGACACCGATCCTCGACCGGAGAGCGCGCGGGAGACCGTTGCTACCGAGACTCCGGCAGCTTGAGCGACATCTTTGATCCCGGCCACAATAAGTCCTTCCTTCACGTGTGTGGCCGCGGTGTGGGTGAAGATGTACTCCGCACACTGCGGCCACTGTTCAACAATACCCGGTGAGTTGCACGCCGGGACTGATTGCTTTGCTTATGGCAGCAAGTACCAGATGGTCGATTCAGCCGGAATCGTTTCCGGAGCCGAACCCTCTGCTGGCTGGCTGCGCACCAGTTCCTGTGCGCCTCGGGCAAGCTCGGGAAGATCCAGCGCGTTGGCGCCGAAGTTGGCGACGACCAGCACCTTGCCATTGCTGAAGACCAGCACCTCGGAGTCCTCTTCAGAGGTCCAAACCAGCTCGCCGGTGCCCAGATCGTGCTCCTTGCGCAGTTCAAGCAGGCGGCGGTAGAGGCTCAACGTGGAATCCGGATCTTCACGCTGCACGTCACGGGCATAGGGCGCCCAGGAGCTTGGCTGCGGCAACCAGCTTTCGCCGTCCTGGCTGAAGCCGAAGGCTGGAGCCTGACTCTTCCATGGCAGCGGAACGCGGCAGCCATCGCGGCCGTAGCGTTCGCCATTGGTGCGGAACCACGTTGGATCCTGGCGAGCCTCATCTGGCAGGTCAATGGCCTCGGGCAGTCCGAGCTCCTCGCCTTGGTAGAGGTAGGCGCCACCTGGCAGGGCCAGCATGAGCGCGGTTGAAGAACGTGCCCGGCGCAGGCCGACGGCTGGATCCGGAAGGTTTGGCGTCTTCGGGCCGATGCCTTCACCCTGAGGATTATCTTCGGTGAGGGCCAATCGGGTGGCGTGGCGCACCACGTCGTGGTTGGACAAGACCCACGTGCTCGGCGCCCCGACGGCACCGAATTCTTCCAGGGACTCATCGATGGTGGCCCGGATCTGCTTCGCATCGTAATCGCAGGAGAGATACGGGAAGTTGAAGGCCTGGTGCATCTCGTCATCACGGACCCACTTGGCCATGAGGGACAGCGGGTTGACCCAGGCTTCTGCGCACAGCACGCGGTCGCCCTCGTACTCGTCCATCACCTGGCGCCATTCGCGGTAGATTTCGTGCACGCCATCTTGGCCCCACCATGGGGCGAGTTCTTCGGTGCCGCCCATCGAAGCGGCCGTGGGATCCGGAGTGAAGTCCGGCAGGCCTTCGGCCTTGATTAGCCCGTGAGCCACATCAACGCGGAAGCCATCTGTGCCGCGATCCAGCCAGAAGCGCAGCACGTCGCGGAACATCGCTCGCACTTCGGGATTCTTCCAGTTGAAGTCAGGTTGCGAGGAATCGAAGATGTGCAGGTAGGACTGGCCCGCGCTGCCATCAGCGTTGGTAGTTGGCGTCCACATTGGACCGCCGAACACCGATTCCCAGTTATTAGGGTGGCCCTGCGCCGGTGGATCCATGAAGATAAATCGGTCGCGTTCCGGGGAGCCGGGGGCTGCGGCCAGAGCCTGCTGGAACCACGGGTGCTGGTCAGAGCAGTGGTTTGGCACCAGGTCGATAATGACTTTCAGTCCTAATTCGTGGGCCCTGGCAACCATCGCGTCGAAGTCTTCGAGGGTGCCAAAAAGCGGGTCCACGTCGCAGTAGTCGGCGACGTCATAGCCGGCATCCTTCTGCGGAGATGTGAAGAACGGCGAAAGCCAAATAGCATCAACCGACAGCTCGGCGATGCTCTCCAAATTCTGGGTAATGCCGCGCAGATCGCCCATGCCATCGGCATTGGAATCAGCGAAGGAACGCGGGTAGATCTGGTAGATCACCGAGGAACGCCACCATTGAGAGTCCTCGGATTGCAAAGGGTTATCAGCTTCAGTGCGTGTTTGAGTCATGACGGTAACGATAATCGAAGTAAATCAGAATGTAAACGCTTGCAAATATCCCCTCAATCCGTGGAATCTTCCATGGGGCCCGAAAGCCAGAATGACGGAACCCAAGCGGATTTCATCTGCCATCTTGCCAACTCTGGTGATATGTGCCACTCTGGAAACGCTTACAAAACGAAGCGCAACTCGCACTTCCTAGACCTACACCGGCGATCCCGCGCAAAACCGCGCCAGAGCCGGCCCCTCGGACAAAGTTGTCACGAAAGGACATCACATGAAGGTGAATACACGCCCCTGGCTTCTTGGCGGAGCACTGACGGCTATCGCAGCACTGTCACTGACCGCTTGCGGTGGGTCCGGTTCAGCTGAAACCTCCTCCAGCCCAGCCACCGAACAGTCATCGCCAGCCGCCGCGTCCGGCGGCTCGCTGACCGTTTGGGTCGACGCCAACCGCGAGCCGGTTTTGAAGGAAGCAGCAGCAGACTTCGAGAAGCAGTCCGGAGTCAAGGTCAACCTGGTCATCAAGGATTTCTCCAAGATCCAGGAAGATTTCCTGCGCCAGGTCCCAACCGGCAAGGGCCCGGACATCACCATCGGTGCCCATGACTGGCTGGGAAATCTTGTTAACAACGGCGTAGTCCAGCCCGTTGAATTGGGCGACAAGGCTTCGGAATTCCAGGATGTCTCCATCGACGCAATGAGCTACGAAGGCAGCACCTACGGCGTTCCTTACGCCACCGAAAACCTGGCCCTTCTGCGCAATGCGGACCTGGTGGACGAAGCGCCAAAGACCTTTGACGACATGATCGAAGCCGGCAAGGAAGCGGATACTGAATTCCCATTCCTCGTGCAGGTCACCGATGTGGGCGATCCATTCCACGCTTACCCGTTCCAGACCTCCTTCGGCGCACCGGTCTTCGGCACCGATGACACCGGAGCATACGACCCGGCTGATCTGCAGATCGGCAACGAAGGCGGCGTCGAGTTCGCCAAATGGCTGGCCGAGCAAGGCGACGCTGGCACCCTGAAGACCAGCATCGATGCTGATATCGCCAAGGAGAAGTTCGTTTCCGGCGACTCGCCGTTCTTCCTGACTGGTCCATGGAATGTGGAAGCCGCTGAAAAGGCCAAGATGAACCTGGCCATCGACCCGATCCCGACCGCCGGCGGCGAAGAGGCCCAGCCATTCGTAGCAGTCCAGGGCTTCTTCGTTTCGGCCAAGACCGAAAACCTGTTGGCAGCCACCGAATTCCTGACCAACTACATCGGCACCAAGGAAGTGCAGACCGAACTCTACGAAGTGGGCAACCGTCCGCCAGCCAACAAGGCGGCTTTCGAGGCAGCCAAGTCTGACGAAACCATCGCCGCCTTCGGCGAGGTAGGCGCCAGCGGCGTGCCAATGCCGAACATTCCAGAAATGGCCGCCGTCTGGGAATTCTGGGGCGTAGCCGAAGCCGAGATCATCACCGGCAAGGCAGATCCGGCCAAGCGCTGGAAGCAGATGACCAGCGATATCGAGAAGGCCATCAGCAAGTAGGCTCGCCTGCGCGCACCTCATGCTGGAGCCGGCCGTGATCCACGCCGGCTCCAGCGCCTTTACCAGGCCAGCACCAATTGAACTTTACTGACAGGGACATCTGGAAGATGACTAAGACTGCCCCAGAGGCACCGCCACGTCACAGCGACGAACCGAAACGCAAGCTGTCGCCAGCGGCACAGCGTTTTGCCAACGCATCGAGCACGAGTATCGGCTCCATCCTAATCAAGATCATCGTCATCGCGATCGTGGATGCCACCGCCGTCTTCGCTCTCTTCACGGCCATCGGACGCGAAGCCTGGGCCATCGCCACCGTCATCGCCGTGATCACCGTGCTGATCAACGTCGTCTACTTCAAGAAGGGATGGCTCCCGGCCAAGTACCTGCTGCCCGGCACCATCTTCTTGCTGATCTTCCAGGTCTTTGTCATCGGGTACACCGGATACATCGCCTTCACCAACTACGGTTCGGGCCACAACTCCGACAAGGCAGACGCCGTCTCGGCCTTGTTGCAGTCCAACCAGGAACGTGTTGAAGGCTCGCCAGGCTATCCGGTCAAGGTCTACAGCGGCGATGATGGGCTGGCCATGCTCATCGAGCGTGAAGGCCAGCAGCTCATCGGCGATGAAATCGATGCGCTGGCGCCAGTGGATCCAGCATCGCTGGGGGAGTACAAAGAACTCACGTTCGCGGACCTGCTCGGCCGCCAGCAGGAAGTCACCTCCCTGAAGGTTCCGGTCAGCGATAATCCTGCCGACGGAACGCTGCGCACCAGCGACGGACGCACCGCCTACCAGTACACCTCGTCGCTGAAGTACGACGAAGCCGCGGACACCATGACGGATCAGAAGACCGGATTGGTCTACAAGGACACCGGAGTTGGCGCATTCACCGCAGATGACGGAACACAGCTGATGCCGGGCTGGTCCATCAACGTCGGCTTCGACAACTTCTCCCGCGCCTTCACCGACTCGTCCATCCGCGGCGCATTGTTCTCGGTATCGGTATGGACCTTCGCCTTCGCCTTGCTCTCGGTGGCCTCCACCTTCTTCCTTGGATTGTTCCTGGCCATCGTCTTTAATGACATGCGCATGAAGGGTCGGAAGATCTACCGCGTCATCTCCATCCTTCCCTATGCCTTCCCGGCATTCCTCGGCGGACTGGTCTGGGCAGGCATGCTCAACAAGGACTTCGGCTTCGTGAACCAGGTGCTGTTTGGCGGCGCCGGTATTCCGTGGCTGACTGACCCGTGGCTGGCGAAATTCTCGGTGCTCTGGGTCAACCTCTGGCTCGGTTTCCCGTACATGTTCCTGGTGTGCACCGGTGCCCTGCAGTCGATCCCGCAGGAACTGTCCGAAGCCGCGACCATCGACGGGGCGAAGCCATTCCAGATTTTCCGTCTGATCAAGCTTCCTTTGCTCCTGGTCTCCGTGGCACCGCTGCTGATCAGCTCCTTCGCCTTCAACTTCAACAACTTCAACGTGATCTACATGCTCACCGAAGGCGGGCCACGTCTGGAAGACGCCGGACTCAACGTCGGCGCCACCGACATCCTGATCTCCATGGTCTACAAGGTCGCCTTCGTTGGCTCCCAGCGTGACTACGGCTTGGCCAGCGCGTTCTCCATCATCATCTTCGTGATCGTCGCGATCATTTCGATTATCAGTTTCAAGCAGACCAAGGCCCTGGAGGAGTTGAACTAATGAGCACCGAAACCTCAAACCCCGAAACGACTCCGACCTTCCGTCCGATCCCATATCCTGCCCGGCGAAGCTTCGGAAAGTGGTTCGCCACCACCGGATGGCGGCACCTGATCGGTGTGGCGTTGTGCGTCTACTCGGCGTTCCCACTGCTCTACGTGCTCTCGGCCTCGCTGAATCCCAATGGCACCCTGCTCTCCTCCAACGGGTTCTTCTCCACCATTGGATTCCAGAGCTTCATTGATCTTTTCCAGAACGAGCAGCGCCCTTATGGCGCCTGGTTTGCCAATACCCTGATCATCGGGCTCACCACAGCTGCGGCTTCGGTCTTCCTCGGTGCCTTGGCGGCGTACAGCTTTTCGCGCATGCGATTCACCGGACGCCGAGTCGGCTTGGTCAGCTTGCTAGTTGTGCAGATCTTCCCGCAGCTGCTTGCCGTGGTGGCCATCTTCATCCTGCTCACCTCGTTGGGCGATGTCTTTCCGGCCTTGGGAACCGACAACCAGATCGCATTGATCATGGTCTACCTTGGCGGAGCGCTGGGCGTGAATACATACCTGATGTATGGCTTCTTCAACACCATTCCGGTGGAAATCGATGAAGCGGCCAAGATCGACGGCGCCGGGCACGCCCGCATCTTCTTCACCATGATCCTGCGCTTGGTCTCGCCGATTCTGGCTGTCGTCGGCTTGCTGACCTTCATTTCCAGCACCAGCGACTTCGTGCTGGCATCGGTGGTCTTGGTGTCACCGGAAAACCAGACGCTTGCTGTGGGACTGTATTCCTACGTCTCCGAAGAATTCACCTCCAACTGGTCTGTCTTTGCCGCCGGCGCAGTGCTGGCCGCAATACCTGTGATGGCGTTGTTCCTGTTCTTGCAGAAGTACATTGTCGGCGGGCTGACCGCCGGTGCTGGCAAGTAGCAGTCAGGCCCACAACTCAGCGCAGCATGGCCGATGCCTAACGCAGGCACCGGCCATGCTGCGCTCGTCGGCTTTAAAGAACACGTAAAGTGAAAAGCATGAAGTCTTATCTGCCGCGCGCTGCCCGCAATTATTTGGAGCAGCTCCGTCGCGCCCTGGATTTCCTCTCCGAACAGGAACGAAAGCAGGTCCTGGAACAAACGCGTGAAGAGATCCTCCGGCTGCCAGATGGCGGACGCCGCAAGCGCGAACTGATCAACTTGCTGGGGGAGCCAGCGACCCGCGCACGCAAATTTGAACGAACAGAACCCGAAGACCTGGAAGTCCGCAGCGGAAAGCATTTCCTGACGAGGATTCTTGCCTGGCCGATTTTTGCGCTGGCCCTGATGACGGTCATCGTTGTTCTTTTCGCGCCGCCGCAGCAGGCGCTCATCGGCACAGGAGGCATCGATCAGTACCTGTCATCGGGTAACGGCTGGTTGTCAGGACTTGAAGAAGCCATTGGCAGCCAGCTGATCTGGCTTGCCTTCATCCCGGTCGTCTTCAGCTTGCTGCCGCTGTGGCTCAACGGCGCTTTCGGAATGGTCCTTCAGGTCCTCGGGGCGGTAGCGATGACCGCAGTGTGCCTCGGCGGAGGAATCCTATCGCTGTACTTCATCCCGGTAACACTCTTGTTATGGGCCCAAGTCTTCACGCCGTTGCTGATGATGCGCGGTTCGATGGCCCGGCCGGGCCCTGCTTGGCTGGCTACTGCCGCGGTCTTGCTTATTGCGGCCATCGCCCTGGCCACCTACCAGGGGCTGGCCCACTTTGCCGGCGCAGCATGGCTGGTGCTGGCACCTGCAGTGCTGCTGGCAGTTCTTGCAGCATTGCTCCCGACCCGGTGGAAGGCTGCCCATATCGCATTGGTGGTCGCGGGGTTGCTGGTCATGGTGGCCGGGGCCATCGCCGCGCTGCCATCGACCTTTAATGCGGTCCTGCTATGGCCATGGCTGGCCGGAGGCGTGTCCTTCGCCGTCGGCCACTTGGCGGTGGCTGCTGGCATGTGGCACGAGCGGGCAAGGAAGCTGCTCGCGCTGTTTTAGCGGGTCGATGCTAACAAAGCAGATTTACTCGGAACTTCCGTATATTCTCGTGACATGGCCGATAATAAGGAAACTTCCACCGCGCCACCCGCCAAGCGCGGCCGCGGGCGCCCCCGCAAGGATTCAGAGTTTGCAAGTCTGAGCAAAGAACTGCTGGGACAAAAAGCATTGGAGATCGCAGGTTCCGAGGGCTATGGCGCCCTGACCATGCACCGCTTGGCCTCAGAATTCGGGGTGACTCCGCGGGCGCTGTACAACTACGTGGCAGACCGCGAAGAAGTTATCAATCTTGCCATGCAAC harbors:
- a CDS encoding glycoside hydrolase family 13 protein, yielding MTQTRTEADNPLQSEDSQWWRSSVIYQIYPRSFADSNADGMGDLRGITQNLESIAELSVDAIWLSPFFTSPQKDAGYDVADYCDVDPLFGTLEDFDAMVARAHELGLKVIIDLVPNHCSDQHPWFQQALAAAPGSPERDRFIFMDPPAQGHPNNWESVFGGPMWTPTTNADGSAGQSYLHIFDSSQPDFNWKNPEVRAMFRDVLRFWLDRGTDGFRVDVAHGLIKAEGLPDFTPDPTAASMGGTEELAPWWGQDGVHEIYREWRQVMDEYEGDRVLCAEAWVNPLSLMAKWVRDDEMHQAFNFPYLSCDYDAKQIRATIDESLEEFGAVGAPSTWVLSNHDVVRHATRLALTEDNPQGEGIGPKTPNLPDPAVGLRRARSSTALMLALPGGAYLYQGEELGLPEAIDLPDEARQDPTWFRTNGERYGRDGCRVPLPWKSQAPAFGFSQDGESWLPQPSSWAPYARDVQREDPDSTLSLYRRLLELRKEHDLGTGELVWTSEEDSEVLVFSNGKVLVVANFGANALDLPELARGAQELVRSQPAEGSAPETIPAESTIWYLLP
- a CDS encoding sugar ABC transporter substrate-binding protein, with product MKVNTRPWLLGGALTAIAALSLTACGGSGSAETSSSPATEQSSPAAASGGSLTVWVDANREPVLKEAAADFEKQSGVKVNLVIKDFSKIQEDFLRQVPTGKGPDITIGAHDWLGNLVNNGVVQPVELGDKASEFQDVSIDAMSYEGSTYGVPYATENLALLRNADLVDEAPKTFDDMIEAGKEADTEFPFLVQVTDVGDPFHAYPFQTSFGAPVFGTDDTGAYDPADLQIGNEGGVEFAKWLAEQGDAGTLKTSIDADIAKEKFVSGDSPFFLTGPWNVEAAEKAKMNLAIDPIPTAGGEEAQPFVAVQGFFVSAKTENLLAATEFLTNYIGTKEVQTELYEVGNRPPANKAAFEAAKSDETIAAFGEVGASGVPMPNIPEMAAVWEFWGVAEAEIITGKADPAKRWKQMTSDIEKAISK
- a CDS encoding sugar ABC transporter permease, with the protein product MSTETSNPETTPTFRPIPYPARRSFGKWFATTGWRHLIGVALCVYSAFPLLYVLSASLNPNGTLLSSNGFFSTIGFQSFIDLFQNEQRPYGAWFANTLIIGLTTAAASVFLGALAAYSFSRMRFTGRRVGLVSLLVVQIFPQLLAVVAIFILLTSLGDVFPALGTDNQIALIMVYLGGALGVNTYLMYGFFNTIPVEIDEAAKIDGAGHARIFFTMILRLVSPILAVVGLLTFISSTSDFVLASVVLVSPENQTLAVGLYSYVSEEFTSNWSVFAAGAVLAAIPVMALFLFLQKYIVGGLTAGAGK
- a CDS encoding HAAS signaling domain-containing protein is translated as MKSYLPRAARNYLEQLRRALDFLSEQERKQVLEQTREEILRLPDGGRRKRELINLLGEPATRARKFERTEPEDLEVRSGKHFLTRILAWPIFALALMTVIVVLFAPPQQALIGTGGIDQYLSSGNGWLSGLEEAIGSQLIWLAFIPVVFSLLPLWLNGAFGMVLQVLGAVAMTAVCLGGGILSLYFIPVTLLLWAQVFTPLLMMRGSMARPGPAWLATAAVLLIAAIALATYQGLAHFAGAAWLVLAPAVLLAVLAALLPTRWKAAHIALVVAGLLVMVAGAIAALPSTFNAVLLWPWLAGGVSFAVGHLAVAAGMWHERARKLLALF
- a CDS encoding LacI family DNA-binding transcriptional regulator — its product is MAGIKDVAQAAGVSVATVSRALSGRGSVSTAAQEAVQRAATELGYVVSSSASGLASGRTRNIGVLVPVINHWFYASVLEGISSRLMDEGYDTTLYQLTKDRIQREKIFSDFLLRQRVDAVIAVNVELDAEEVQSLHALDKPLVGVGGPLPGVPTLHVDDEGISALATQHLISLGHRRIGFIGGNEETDVDFRVPTHRRTGYEQALHKAGIQIDDNLCVGADFTMPQAYAAAKQLLGNPAGRPTALMAASDEMAIGAILAARDLGMQVPRDLSVIGVDNHDLSEMFGLTTIEQRPHEQGELAVAMLLRAIRGEEPAHAHKVDHRLVVRSSTTRPLDAA
- a CDS encoding ABC transporter permease subunit, yielding MTKTAPEAPPRHSDEPKRKLSPAAQRFANASSTSIGSILIKIIVIAIVDATAVFALFTAIGREAWAIATVIAVITVLINVVYFKKGWLPAKYLLPGTIFLLIFQVFVIGYTGYIAFTNYGSGHNSDKADAVSALLQSNQERVEGSPGYPVKVYSGDDGLAMLIEREGQQLIGDEIDALAPVDPASLGEYKELTFADLLGRQQEVTSLKVPVSDNPADGTLRTSDGRTAYQYTSSLKYDEAADTMTDQKTGLVYKDTGVGAFTADDGTQLMPGWSINVGFDNFSRAFTDSSIRGALFSVSVWTFAFALLSVASTFFLGLFLAIVFNDMRMKGRKIYRVISILPYAFPAFLGGLVWAGMLNKDFGFVNQVLFGGAGIPWLTDPWLAKFSVLWVNLWLGFPYMFLVCTGALQSIPQELSEAATIDGAKPFQIFRLIKLPLLLVSVAPLLISSFAFNFNNFNVIYMLTEGGPRLEDAGLNVGATDILISMVYKVAFVGSQRDYGLASAFSIIIFVIVAIISIISFKQTKALEELN